The Chryseobacterium indologenes genomic sequence AAACCGCACAATCGATGAGTGATCGCTTCAAAGAAACTTCAGAAGGCGGATTAGCTATTGCGGTAAACGTACCGGAGTGTTAAAGATAAAAACGTAATAAAAAAGTCCCCGGATACAGGATCCGGGGACTTTTTTATTGCCGGAGTTCCATAGTTTTTAGGCTATTGCAGAATCAGAATCATGTATAATTTAAGTATTTTTATCTGTAAGAATTGTGTTATTGTTTGCTTGGAATATTTTCTTATCACCTGTTAGAAAAATTCATCCGAAAGCTATAACGATTCATTTGTGTCTGATATTTATTTTCCAAAATTATCTATATTTATAAAACAGATTCCCTTGTAATAAATTGATTTTCAAAATGCACTTATATTTATTAAATTATTGATAATGAATATGTTATTTAAAAAAAATGATTGGAAATGAATTGCTTGTCGGTTGATGAAAAAAAATTATAGCTAAAAATGGAAGACCTTAAACATCACTTTATACATCAATACGTAATTCTTACCTGTTGCTTTTTATTGCTGAATATTTTCATTTATCAATTTTTTATGTCCGGTTCTTTTCTGGTATTGTATTTTAGTATGGCGCTGTTGATTTTATCTTATACCTATTTATTAATAAGAAAAAAATATAATGCCAATAAAATTATGCATATCTATATGATCATTGGCCCGTTATATATATCTTATATTTTGGTTGCATTTTGGGGAACTTCGGTGGGGAGTTTTGTAATGTTGCTTCCCCTGCCACTTGCTGCTTATATTTTTTTTTCAAAGAAAGAGGCTATGGCTTATTCATTCTATTTACTGCTCATTGTCATTGCTTGTTTTCTGGTTCATAAATATTCAGGATTTACATTTGAAAGATTTCCTGCAGATAAAATTATGATTACAGATATTCTTCTTTTTTGTTATAACCTTCTTGTCATTGCCGGTTTGCTTGTTTACAACAAAAAGCTTAACAGATTGGCTTTTTTATCGGATATTCAGGCTCTAAAGATATCGGCAGACAAAGAAGAACGGAAGAAAATAAAGGTTTCAGAAAAGGCAGGTGAGAAGGAAAATATTGATGAAGAAATAGTAGATAAACTCACTCACGTTATGGAAACCGAGATGCTGTTTAAAAACCCGAATCTGAATATTGCCGGTTTAAGCAGCCGCTTTCATGTAAATTACACTTACATTTCGAAGATTATCCGCTATCTGGGGTATACGAACTTTAATCATTACCTGAATGCATACAGAATTCGCCATGTGAAAATGCTTATCGGTGAAAGTGACCTGCAGAAAGTGACATTGATGCACATTTATACCGAGGCCGGGTTTTCCAATCAGGCTACTTTTAACAGAGTTTTCAAACAAATGGAAGGTATTACGCCAAGTGAATATATAAGTTTGACAAAAGAAGAAAAGACAGAATTGAATTAGTCCGGGTTTTGATACGAAATTCTAAGAGAAAATCCCGGTTATTTATCCAGGATTCCTCTTATTTTGTTGGCGTTGGTGATCAATTCTTCCAGGTATTCATAGTTTTCTTTTTCCAGGGCAGACTTGAACTTTCTGAGTTGAGTGATGTGCTCGTTCAGTACATCAAGCACATTTTCTTTGTTTTGTTTGAAAATGGGAACCCACATTTCAGGATGAGATTTGGCAAGACGTACCGTACTGGAAAAACCTGAACTCGCAAGCTGAAAGATAGTCTCCTCTTCACGTTCTTTCTCCAACACAGTATTGGCAAGCGCATATGATGTGATGTGGGAAATATGTGATATATAAGCTGTATGAATGTCGTGATCCTCAGCATTCATATAGATCATATGCATATCTAAGGCATTTACAACATCTTTCACAGTTTTCAGTGCGTCGTCTGCAGATTCTTCCTGATTACAGATTACCCCGGCTTTACCTGAAAAGCTTTCCGCAATGGCAGACTTCGGACCTGAGTTTTCCGTTCCCCACATCGGGTGAAAGGCCACAAATCTTGAACGATTTGGATGGTTTCTGACAGCACCAACGATTCCCGCTTTAGTAGAACCCGCATCCATAACAGTCTGATGGCCGGAAATCAAATTAAGAACTTCAGGTAGTAATTTTCTGGCGGCATCTACCGGAACAGCTATGATAATCAGATCGGCATTTTTAATGCCTTCCTCAAGGTTTGCCTCTGCGTCAATGATTTTCAGATCAAGAGCATCGGTGATATGTTGTTTGTTGTAATCGATTCCGTAGATAAAACTGGCGATTCCTTTTTCTCTTAATTTTAATGCCATTGAACCTCCGATTAGTCCAACTCCTATAATACTTATTTTCATCTTTACAATTTGTTTAAAATAAAAAAACCTCGTCCAGGACGAGGTTTTAAATTATGTTCATAAGAATCCCTATCCCAGATCTGAGGTAAAAATTCTATAATAATATGTTCCGTTGTTAAAATTCACAAGGCGAAGTTATAAAATATTTTTGAATCCGGAGAAATTTTAATGAAAATTTGTAATTTAATAAGTGAACAGGTTTGAATTTTTCCCCTCTGTACATTGTTTTAAAAAATCATCGGTTAATTTCTTCTTCTCGGTCCTCCCGGATAATTACAGTGCTTTGACGTATTGCCGGCAAATAATAATATATTTTTTGGAAAATGATAGGGCGGTTTGGGAGCTTTGATGATCTTCCATTCTAAATAATTCGAATTAATCAGCTGAAGCTCTGCCATCCCTTTATTCTCTTTTGATCCTAAAAAACTGTAAAATTCAGCGATGATTTTTCCATTGACGATTCGTCCATGAATATTATACCCGGTGTTGCTGCAGTCCAGTATTTTTCCTTTATCAGCTTTTGCACAGTAGCGTCCTATTACAGAATCTTTTTCATTTTTCAGGTCTAAGGTAAAATATTCAAACATGCTGTCACTGGAATCCGAATAAGTATCATAGGTCCATTTTTTTGTTATTAATGTTTTGAGCCTATAATTTCTTACGCTGATGATGGAATCATTGAGAGAAATGGTATCCTGAAAAGGATTGATCTGGGTTTCCATTGGATTATTGCTTTTTTTACAGGAGATCAGCCCCAGAACAATAAATAAGAGCAAGAATCGGGTAGTCATTTGTTTTTTTATCATTTATAATTAGCGAAGCTATGGTTAAGACATAGATACGTCTTTTAACGTAAACTTACAAAAATTACACAGTCATTATTAATGGGTATTCTTTTATCATTTTTTTTGATAATTTTAAACAAATATTTTACAGAAATACCAAGTGATGAAAAACAGGTTTTTATATTTTTCTTTTATTTTATTCATTGCCGGTAACACTGCGTTTGCAAAAGGATTTTCTGATCAATCAATTGGTATTTCCGCAAGAAAGGATACATTGAAAATGAAAACTGTTGTCAACGGAGAAGTCCCGAAATCCAATGAATACCTGAAAGAACGTCTTAAGCCTATTCAATCCGGTTATAAAAGAATCAATTCTATCAGACAGTGGACTGCAATCACGAAGAAAAATATTGAAGGCGAGTCGACAGAAGGAGGAGAAGCGGCATTTTACTATAAAAATAAACGATTGGAAAAAGTGATTGCCAGACATTACGGGGAAATGGGCCGGAAGCTTATAGAATATTATCTTTTGAACGGACGTTTATCTTTTGTTTTTGAAAAAGAGTATACCTACAATCGTCCTTTGTTTTACGATCTGAAAGCTATGAAAGAAAACGGTGATACTGAAGCATTTGACCTTAATAAATCAGATATCATGGAAATCAGGAGTTATTTTGAAAAAGGAAATCTGATATATACGGTCAACAATAAGGATACCGTGGCTTCCTTTGGGAATGATCATACACAGAAGAAAGAACAAAAAATCTCCGAAGACTTTCAGAGACTTTTAAAACTTTCACAGGAAAAATAATCGATGCAAAAATATTTTTTTTTACCCTCACATCAAGAAGCTTTAATGCTGGCAAGTCTTTCTTCTACCTCTTTGATTTTATTTAGCCAGTAATTTATTCCTTCCTGATTGGTTACCGTTTGCTTAAAAGCATTATTACTGACTGTCCGCAACTGAGAACCGTTTTTCTGATACTCCAGTTCGCGTTCCTTTTTATTTTCGGGCTCAACACGGTATCTCCAGAAAACAAGGGCATGCATGTATTCTGAACGGATTTTTTCCAGGTAAGCAATAATGGCCTTTCTGTCCTGAGGAATATATCCCGGCCCTGAGCATCCGCAGGAATGGAACGTTATTCCGACAGTATATAAATCTTTGATGTGTGCCCATTTTTTATCATCGTTTTTTGGAGGAGATTCAAAATCCAGCCCCATACTGGCCATCAAATTTCCGCATTCGGGACATTTGGCTTCTACAGAGATCCGGGCATCCCGGTCCACATCTTTTAAGACGCGGCGTTTGAATGTTTTCCGGCAATTGAAACAGGCATAGTGACGTTTATAGATCGTCATGGCGTATCGGCACATTGTGTTTTTTATTAATCGTTAGTGTTTTATTTATATGGGTGTTTATTTTTGTGTAAAATTATGAATTTTTGTGAATTGTTAGAAATATAATTGTCAGGAATATAATTGTTGGATTTGAACTTTTAATGGTTATTTTACCGGATCAGGAACGAGCCGGACCAAATTTTTACCAGTGATCAGTTCCCTTATTGTATACAGAACACAGGCGATTCCCAGGTCGCCATAGCAGCATGTAAGTCTTGAAGCATATTTTGAATTTTCCTTACAACCTTCCATATAAACATAGTACGCAAACTCCGTTATCGTATTTCTGACAAAAGAAAATCTCTCCCAGAATTCTTATTGAAAACAAAAATCGACAGCATTTACTTGAAATACTGTCGACTTGATATGGTCTTTATTTCATGGGGCATAATTGATAATTGGGATCATCAAAAATTGCAGAAATAGTAAGACCGATCGGAACTGTTTACGGGTTTGAAATGATTAATGTAGAAGGGATGTCAGATAGCCAAAGACTCTTTGTGTCAATCAGGTTTTTCCAGCTTTTGCTGCTGATCAGCATCAGGTCCTGTGAATTCAGGAATTCTTTCTCAATTTTCTTTTCGTTATATAAAGTGATGTGATTGGGTGCTACCTGTTCAATGCTTCGGATCAGCTCTTTTACTTCGATATTGTTGCGGATCTGTCCTGCTGCATCAAGAATGATAACCTGAGAATTGTTATTATTGATAAGCCTTTTCGCATATTCAAGCAGGTAAAAATCACTGAGGTTAAAGATCGGGACAAATATTTTGTCTGCAGTATTGAATTCTTTATCAACCAGGATACCGACAGGAATGGTTGTTTTATCCAATACCTGGAGGGTGAGGTCATCAAAAGGAGATGTGTTGAAAATATTTCCTTTTCCTTTTACGGTATTTAATAATTTTTCAGGATTAATTATTTTTGTGGTAAACCCTAATAATCTTCCCAATAAACTGCCTTCGTACATCGATTTTCCGAGCATGATCAGCAGAAGATCATAGTTTCCTTTATTGGTAATATTGGTCAGATCACTTTCTACATCCGTAGATGCCTTGAACAACGTCGTCACTGCAAGTTTAAGTTCCTGGGAAGTTTCAATTACATTTTTAAACTGTTCTTTTTCAAAATTTTCGATATCGAAGGCATGAAGTTCGTCAACCGGAACAATATTCATTGCGGTCACACTTTTATTGCCATTCATCTTATGAGTGAAGTTGTCTGCCAGTCTTAAAAGTTTGCTTCCTGATTTTGCTGTTTCAAATGATAACAGAACTCTGTATTTGGAATCATGATCATCTTCCTGCTCTTCTTCAATCATTGATTTTTTTCCTTTAAAAAGGTAATTGATCAGATCAAGGCACGGTCCGGTCATAAAAGTGGTAAATAAAGCCATGATGACAAGCATAGCAAACAATTCAGGACCTAAAACTCCAAGATCATAGCCGATATTCAGTACGATAAGTTCGGTAAGACCTCTGGTATTCATCAGCGCACCGATCGTGAGACTGTCTTTCCAGCTGATTTTCAGAAATCTGGCGGTAAGGGCGCTTCCCACAAACTTTCCGGTAACAGCAGTAAGAATGATCAGGCCTCCTATTTTCCATAGATGGATATCATTCAGCAATCCGATCTGCGTTCTTAATCCGGTAAATACAAAGAAAAGCGGGAGTAGTAAAACCAGCGCAACATCTTCTACTTTTTCGATAAAAAGGTTTCTGAATTTTATATTCTCAGGCATGATAGCCCCGGCCATAAAGGCTCCAAAAAGGGCATGAATTCCGATAACTTCTGTTGCATATGACGAGATAATCAGAACCAGAAAAAGATTGCTACCAATGATTTACTGATAAAGCCTTTTCCTTTTTGTGATTCTGCAATTCTGTTCAGGAATGGTCTCACTGCTTTGATCATGATAAAAACATACAAGATAGCCATGATGATCACAAACAATGATCCCGAAAATGATCCGGCTTTCACAACAGCGATTACAGCGGCTAAAATACACCATGCCGTAATATCATCTGCTGCTGCACAGGTAATAACAACTGTTCCTATTTTTGTTTTGTGAAGATTTCTTTCCTGTACAATTCTTGCCAGAACAGGAAAAGCGGTAATACTCATGGCAATAGCAATAAATAAGGCAAATGAACTGAATTGAATGCCCTCAGGAGCAAATTCCTTATAAATAAAATAGGATAAACCGACTCCCAGCGCAAAAGGAAAAATAATACTGGCATGGCTGATGACTACAGCATCGTGAGCTTTTTTTCTCAAAACACTCAGGTCAAGTTCCATCCCTACAATATACATGAAGAGAATGAGACCTATCTGGCTTAAAAACTGCAAATTTCCTAATGACTCTTTTGGAAAGATAAAGGCAGAAAGTTCAGGAAAGTATAATCCGAAAAGGGAAGGCCCAAGAACAATACCTGCGATCATTTCGCCAATTACTGATGGCTGTTTTAGTTTTATACAAATCCATCCGAATAGCTTGGCGACAAGGATAATCGTAACAATCTGTGCGAGAAGAAGCGCCAGAGGATGATGGAGGTTTGTTAAGAATGAATCGGCAAAATTTTCCCACATGGTAGAACCTGTAGTTTTAGGAAGCGCAATATT encodes the following:
- a CDS encoding helix-turn-helix transcriptional regulator, with product MEDLKHHFIHQYVILTCCFLLLNIFIYQFFMSGSFLVLYFSMALLILSYTYLLIRKKYNANKIMHIYMIIGPLYISYILVAFWGTSVGSFVMLLPLPLAAYIFFSKKEAMAYSFYLLLIVIACFLVHKYSGFTFERFPADKIMITDILLFCYNLLVIAGLLVYNKKLNRLAFLSDIQALKISADKEERKKIKVSEKAGEKENIDEEIVDKLTHVMETEMLFKNPNLNIAGLSSRFHVNYTYISKIIRYLGYTNFNHYLNAYRIRHVKMLIGESDLQKVTLMHIYTEAGFSNQATFNRVFKQMEGITPSEYISLTKEEKTELN
- a CDS encoding prephenate dehydrogenase; protein product: MKISIIGVGLIGGSMALKLREKGIASFIYGIDYNKQHITDALDLKIIDAEANLEEGIKNADLIIIAVPVDAARKLLPEVLNLISGHQTVMDAGSTKAGIVGAVRNHPNRSRFVAFHPMWGTENSGPKSAIAESFSGKAGVICNQEESADDALKTVKDVVNALDMHMIYMNAEDHDIHTAYISHISHITSYALANTVLEKEREEETIFQLASSGFSSTVRLAKSHPEMWVPIFKQNKENVLDVLNEHITQLRKFKSALEKENYEYLEELITNANKIRGILDK